From a region of the Phragmites australis chromosome 21, lpPhrAust1.1, whole genome shotgun sequence genome:
- the LOC133903756 gene encoding putative glycine-rich cell wall structural protein 1: MAGTKLVALGFVVLLSMGLANAVRVARYSSAGGTGTGEGGGGGYVNGGGSGSGSGTGSGESGANGAHASAGGGGGGGGSSYYGGSGHGGGSGSGSGSSQYIQGSSYGYGGYSNAGGNGGGGGGGQAGGYYGSSGHGAGSGTGSGSSEATTYWYGPGNAKANANGNGGGQGNSQNGGSGGGNGAGSGYGNANP, translated from the coding sequence ATGGCAGGCACTAAATTAGTAGCCCTTGGTTTCGTTGTCCTATTGAGCATGGGATTAGCCAATGCTGTGAGGGTTGCTAGGTATTCTAGTGCAGGAGGAACTGGTACGGGagagggtggtggtggaggatatGTTAATGGTGGTGGCTCAGGCTCTGGAAGTGGTACTGGGTCCGGTGAGAGTGGTGCAAATGGTGCTCATGCGAGTgccggaggcggaggtggaggtggtggaagtAGCTACTATGGTGGCTCTGGGCATGGTGGTGGATCTGGTTCAGGTTCAGGCTCTAGTCAATATATTCAAGGGTCATCGTATGGCTACGGTGGATATTCTAACGCTGGTGGAAACggaggtggtgggggaggaggacAAGCCGGAGGTTACTATGGCTCTAGCGGCCATGGTGCTGGTAGTGGCACTGGCTCTGGATCTAGTGAAGCCACCACATATTGGTATGGACCGGGTAATGCAAAAGCTAATGCTAATGGCAATGGTGGTGGTCAAGGAAACAGCCAAAATGGtgggagtggaggaggcaatggTGCTGGATCTGGATATGGTAATGCAAACCCCTAG